One Brassica napus cultivar Da-Ae chromosome C2, Da-Ae, whole genome shotgun sequence DNA window includes the following coding sequences:
- the LOC125582210 gene encoding probable serine/threonine-protein kinase PBL3, producing the protein MWHCHGSEGDSDTERISNLSYPWSLKPLITRKSEASSALHAPSKEGDVMHSQHLKSFTLDELENATGNFCPESLIGGGFGFVYKGCINGGPRIDLAVDVKKLKTEGFQGHKEWQREVYYLGRLHHPNLVKFIGYSLEDENSLLIYEYMPNGSLENHLFERGSNVFSWSLRMKIVIGAARGLCFLHDAKDHVIYRDFKASNILLDSGFNAKLSDFGLAREGPKD; encoded by the exons ATGTGGCACTGTCATGGTTCAGAAGGTGATAGTGATACTGAAAGAATCTCGAATCTTTCGTATCCATGGAGTTTAAAACCTCTGATTACAAGAAAGAGTGAAGCTAGCAGCGCTCTACATGCACCGAGCAAAGAAGGAGACGTAATGCATTCCCAACATTTGAAGTCCTTTACGTTAGACGAGCTAGAGAATGCTACAGGAAACTTCTGTCCAGAGAGTCTCATTGGAGGAGGGTTCGGGTTTGTTTACAAGGGTTGTATTAATGGTGGACCTCGAATCGACCTCGCTGTTGATGTTAAGAAGCTTAAAACTGAAGGGTTTCAGGGCCACAAGGAGTGGCAG AGGGAAGTGTATTATCTAGGGAGATTGCATCATCCAAATCTGGTGAAATTTATTGGCTACTCCTTGGAAGACGAGAACAGTCTTCTTATCTATGAGTATATGCCTAATGGAAGCTTGGAAAATCATTTGTTTGAAA GAGGTTCCAATGTGTTTTCTTGGTCACTACGTATGAAAATCGTGATTGGTGCTGCCCGAGGACTATGTTTCTTGCATGATGCTAAAGACCACGTCATTTATAGAGACTTCAAAGCATCAAATATCCTTCTCGATTCAGGATTCAACGCCAAACTCTCAGATTTTGGATTGGCCAGAGAAGGTCCAAAAGATTAA
- the LOC106381045 gene encoding glycine-rich cell wall structural protein 1 yields MRSSDNLWTRKPEAKTGKSEFPVIRFIRRYMENIKDKAGGPGVGGGIGCGAGLGFGLAGGLGLVTSEGINHSNVVFGIGVGCGIGVGFGYGFGVGGGFNFDDIGDKLTYGRE; encoded by the coding sequence ATGAGATCATCAGATAACCTCTGGACCAGAAAACCAGAAGCCAAAACCGGCAAATCTGAGTTTCCGGTTATCAGATTCATCCGTAGATACATGGAGAACATCAAGGACAAAGCCGGAGGTCCTGGAGTCGGCGGCGGAATAGGCTGCGGCGCTGGACTCGGCTTCGGACTCGCGGGAGGGCTCGGGTTAGTCACTTCTGAAGGGATTAACCATTCCAATGTGGTTTTTGGCATCGGTGTGGGTTGCGGTATTGGGGTTGGGTTTGGGTACGGGTTTGGAGTTGGTGGCGGGTTCAATTTCGATGACATTGGAGATAAATTGACCTATGGGAGGGAATAG
- the LOC106433019 gene encoding non-specific lipid-transfer protein 2, translating to MKIMVLTLMVFVILLTSFPVPNKAADTNVEAACDPKQLQPCLAAITGGGQPSGDCCAKLKEQQPCLCGFAKNPAFAQYISSPNSRKVLTACGIPYPSC from the coding sequence ATGAAGATCATGGTCTTGACACTCATGGTTTTCGTCATACTTCTGACATCGTTTCCGGTTCCAAACAAAGCGGCAGACACAAATGTGGAAGCAGCATGTGACCCAAAGCAGCTTCAGCCTTGCCTGGCCGCGATTACTGGAGGAGGACAACCCTCAGGTGACTGTTGTGCAAAGCTGAAGGAGCAACAACCATGCTTGTGTGGGTTTGCTAAGAACCCTGCTTTTGCTCAGTACATTAGCTCTCCCAACTCTCGCAAAGTCCTAACCGCTTGTGGTATTCCTTACCCAAGTTGTTAA